GGAACATGCGATGCTGACCCCGCTTACTGGCGGATGGGGGCCGAGGATCTCGCAGGATAGCGTAGCCATCGTCGCGGCCGTGCTGGTTCCGGTAGCTACGGCCGCAGTCGGTGCGCTCGGTTTGGTGTTGAAGGACTGGCGTGAAGGCCGGGCCTATGCAGGAAGGCGCCGACCGCCGTTCGAGGACGCGGCTCGGCAGGTCAGCTTCGCGGTCGAGTGGTGGCAGGCCAGGCAGACGATCTCCTCCTCGGCTGAGGACCTGGACGAAGCGCGGGCCCGTGCCCTCGCCTGGTTGGACGAGGCGTCAGTGCTGGTCACCCAGACGGCTGCGGCTCCTGGTGTATCGGTTCGCCGGCTCCTCCTGCTCGCGCCGCCCCTCAACGACCGTCTGGCGAAGGTCATCTGCGCGGGCTTCTACCTCAGCCTTGCCGTTATGATCTTGTTTAGTCTGGCAGCGACAGGCGCCGCGGTGGACGGAAGTAGTGCCGGGGATGTGTCCTGGACCTACGTCTGGTCAGCCGTCTTCGGGGCGCTGTCCTTGATCCTGCGGTACGCGGCGGTCGCCACGGAAGCACGCTGAGCCCGACACCAGCGAGGAGACGGCGGGACCTGAGGCTGAGACCGACCCCTCATCGGCGCCCGAAAGGGCGGCACTGTCTCTCCGTTCCCCTGGGACAGGGCCGCCCAACGCGGTGAGCACCCGACGCTGGAGTACCAGTAGCCGGACGACCATCCAGCGGCCAACACGGCCGTCTCCGCAGGCCATGACGCTCGCGGTCGCCGGCGTGCTGGCGCGGGAATGGTGAATGTGCCGGCCGGTGGGAAGGAGCACGGCACTCAGATACTGCCTGTTGTTCGTGCTGCGGTTGGCATGCACACCAGGCCCGGGCAAGTAGAGCGCGTCCCCGCGAGTGATCTGTGTTGCTCACAGCCCCAGGTGGGTGGCGGCGTTGTCGTCCCAGAGGGTGCCGTCTTCGCGGTAGCGGTCCATGGTGGTGCGGGATTTCCAGCGGCCCTGGCGCATGACGGCGGGTTCACCGACGCCGTGGGCGTAGGCCTCGGTGGCGAAGCCGCGGCGGGTGGAGTGGCCGGCGAAGCGGCCGGTGAGGCCGGCGGCGGCGCGGCGGGCGAGGATGTCGGCGACGGCGCGGTCGGACAGGCGGCGCTCGGCGAGGTGGCCGTGGCGGTTGATGCCGCGGAACGCCGGGCCGGTGGTGAGGTCGGCGGCGGTGGTCCAGGCGCGCCAGGC
Above is a window of Parafrankia discariae DNA encoding:
- a CDS encoding tyrosine-type recombinase/integrase, which gives rise to AWRAWTTAADLTTGPAFRGINRHGHLAERRLSDRAVADILARRAAAGLTGRFAGHSTRRGFATEAYAHGVGEPAVMRQGRWKSRTTMDRYREDGTLWDDNAATHLGL